aatgtatttttttaatgacacggTATGTGTGAGCATACATACTGCGGAAATACCTTTTTACAACATGTGAAGGGAAAAGAGTGTGAACAAGTCTTGGAGGATGAATCTAGATTTGATCAAATCTTGGCGTTGATGGTCGAAACGCAGATTAGATCTTTCTGTCCTCAGGCAAGTGGAAAAATGAACATAAGTGTTTCACTTTGACCTCAAAAGTTTACTTCTGAATATGAAATGTTATCATGCAGCACACATAGTCATACATAATCACTTAAGGATCTATGTAGCTTTATATAATTTTCATCTTTTCAATGGTAAATGTGTAATGATGAGactgtctcacacacacattaattcattttctgaaccactaatcctcattagggtcacggggagtgctggagcctatctgagCTGACACCGGGCCATGGGCGGGGTCACCCTGaaccagtggccagccgatcgcagggcaccgacctggatttcaacccagaaTCCAACCGACCAACCTTTAGTCCACATACTTGTGGCCCCTAACTGTTCCTCTTGTTATAGTCCCAACTCATGTGGATGAATTTGTCACACTGCTTCTGACACTGGACCCTCAATGCATTATTAATGGAAATCTGGTTATGTCCGAATACCCCATTGGTTTTCacctgcttgtgtgtgtgttgaaatcGTCACTCTTTCAAAAGACAGGGGTAGAGGGACTGGCCTCCTTGGAATGGAAATGCTTTATAGATAGCACTAGCAGCACCAGTTCTGGCTGTAGGACGGTAATTAAGGGCAAGTCTCTTGTTCGAGGTCGCATAAAAGATGATTCGAGGCTGATGTAAGAAAACGAGGGGAAATAATAAAGTGGATGGTGGGATGGATGGCTGCTACGAGGGATAAATAACTCTTTTTATATATCATCTCTACTGTCACAGTTACTACCACTACCTCCACTACTTCAGCTTCAGCTTGCGGTCATGGACAGAAATTCTCTTTCTGGATTTTCTGACAAAAAGCAGAAATCACAATTCCATCAATCAGAGCGAGTTGTAAATGTCCTGGAGTAACAAAACAGACCCAGACCAATCAGAATCCATTCAAATATACAGAATCTGAATACAGATGAAgccaccaagaaaaaaaagaaagttaacGTGAAGACAAGACAAGATGTCATACGCAAATAGTAAAGGTGGCACTGTGCTCAAAAGCACAGTTCTAAGATGAACTGACTGCGTGTGATGAACTTTTCTTCTTCATCAAACCCTGCAAATGTTAAAGAAGTGTTTAATCTGAAAGAAATGAAACTGCACAGATGGCACTACATACATATTGTCCGGCAGCCAAATTAGCTGAAAATAATGAGGAAGAGTGCAGGGAAAATTAAGTAGCCAGAGGGCCTACTTTAGCTTATTTTTCACACAACATACATTACTTATAGCTGTCATAAACAACATAAATAGAGTATCCAGCTGTGTAGCCTCCGTTCCGCTCCCTGCAATGCTAACGATGGAAAATTGCGCAGTCAAGTCAAGGATTTAGTgattgaaaaaaagacaaagaagagACACTGTAACCAGTAGAGCAagacattttaattcattcattcattcaatcatttaaaaaggctttaattttttaatgtgaCCTATAATCTGttgaaatcaaatgaaaaataaatgcatgcatACAAAGAGTAGTACAATAATTAAAAGCCAACCAAAAAACCAAATTTAGGGTAATTAGAGATTTTTTCGGATGATAAATTGGTAGTTTGGTAATATTGTTTTTCAAGGAGTGCTGttcatttgtattatttaatacttaaacataaaaatgataCTCTCTctaaatatactatatatacttgTTAAGAAGGAGCGAAACACTCGTGAGCCTGCCAAGACATTCGAATCacatagtatatgtatatatatatatatatatatatatatatatatatatatatatatatatatatatatatatgtatcagtggcgggccgtcagggccttcaaggccttctctgctggcctaagaaatatctgaatcatagtatattttgtccatcaatacttattattccaaatggtctgttagcttcctttcattgctttcccccctggttgcactgcttccagatgtgttttcatattgaagcatttaaccaatcacatttcagccattatttgttgccagatcagatctgcctcaaagccttcaaaatcagttctgcggggtctgctgcattaaacaagactgttgcttttaaccaatcagatttcgaattggcaaccccacaataatttttcataggcgttggcattttgctggctgggacatgtcattgctttcagcaactatgattggctagtaggcgggccaaagcagccagagatcgcaaactccacccataatggccgacagtggcaaaaacaaatggattctgttgcagatttctctcacaaagctattttccagacggacttttccagaaaaaaaaatggacatcattaagaaagggcggtcaactccgaagctagcaagcctgttacagccgggaaaatggtgtgtgcggcactttcagtgtgctaacttagctccacaagcaaatagtatattgttgttttgatttaaagccattttcaaaacggactatgccagaaatatgacaggacaggctcgactttcatcattagcttccatggcgataggaaagaaggaagaaagaaaggaggatggatattgtgtacagttaaaaaggatttttggtgagtaaaatatggctatattcctaaataatatttcaattgtgggcccggttctcatatctgaaaagctccagtgtttgtatttaagctccagtgtttgtatttaatcactaaatgctgctaggatgtggattttatcccagtttaatttttgccatttcgccattgacgcccatcgctgtcttttcccgaggaaatcaccccctgtcctggttgtaatgtctcaaaagctccagtatttgtattcagtcaataaatgctgctaggaagtggatttgatctaattttagtgaatttttttgtcatttcacgtatggacgtatcgacattcatcgctgtctttttaccggggaaatgatactccgggcccagttctgatgtctaaaaagctccagtatttgtatttaatcaataaatgctgttttcgactggattttaccccattttcgggcaatgtttgcccgtacgccattgacgtttatcgctgtcttttcccgggaaaatcgcccccctggcctggttttaatgtgtgaaaagctccagtatttgtatttaatcattaaatgctgctcggtactggattttaccccatttttgtgcattgatttattgattaatttttgtgtcgcacctgtagctgcagtagaggttttatagccataaaatagttatatatatatatatatatatatatatatatatatatatatatatatatatatactatatatatactatatatatatttatatatatatactatatatatatttagaaatatatatatatatatatatatatatatatatatatatatatatactatatatatatatatatttatatatatactatatatatatttatatatatatactatatatatatttatatatatatatatatatatatatatatatatatatatatatatatatatatatatatatatatagcagtgACGGTCCATggatttcctagcgacgccttcagctgacggaatcaatccaaccctcaaaaactattttatggctataaaaccactactgcaggtacagctgcgacacataaaaaatcaacaataataacctcatacaaatgcaatattatttaggaatatagccatattttatataccaaaatcattttcacctgtacacaatatccatcctcctttctttcctccttcttttctattgccatcaaagctaatgctgaaagttgagcctgtcctgtcgtatttctggcagtggcgggccgtcagggccttcaaggccttttctgctggcctaagaaatatctgaatcatatattatattttgtcaatcaatacttattaaataattccaaatgacctgttagcttcctttcattgcttttccccctggttgcactgcttccagatgtgtgttttcatattgaagcatttaaccaatcacatttcagccattatttgttgccagatcagatcagcctcaaagccttcacaatcagttctgcggggtctgctgcattaaacaagactgttgcttttaaccaatcagatttcgagttggcaaccccacaatgatttttcataggcgttagcattttgctggctgggagatgtcattgctttcacaaactatgattggctagtaggcgggccaaagcccggatgtggaggcagccagagattgcaaactcctcccacaatggctgacagatttggttgcagatttgctcacaaagctattttccagatggacttttccagaaaaaaatggacatcattaagaaagggcggtcaactccgaagctagcaagcttgttacagccgggaaaatggtgtgtgtgccactttcattgcgctaacttagctgcacaaacaaacatattgttgtgtttatttaaagccattttcaagacggactatgccggaaatatgacaggacaggctcgactttcatcattaggttcgatagcgatagaaaagaaggaataaagaaaggaggatggatattgtgtacagttaaaaagaatttttggtgagtataatatggctatattcctaaataatatttcaattgtgggcccggttctgatatctgaaaagctccagtgtttgtatttaagctccagtgtttgtatttaatcactaaatgctgctaggatgtggactttaccccagtttaatttttgccgtttcgccattgacgtccatcgctgtcttttcccgaggaaatcacccccctggcctggttgtaatgtctcaaaagctccagtatttgtattcaatcaataaatgctgctaggaagtggattttatctaattttagtgcattttttgtcatttcacgtatggacgaatcgacgttcatcgctgtctttttaccggcaaaatgatactccgggcccggttctgatgtctaaaaagctccagtatttgtatttaatcaataaatgctgtttttggctggattttaccccatttttgggcaatgtttgcccgtacgccattgacgttcatcgctgtcttttcccggcaaaatcgcccccctggcctggttttaatgtctgaaaagctccagtatttgtatttaatcatgaactgctgctaggaagtggattttaccccatttttgtgcattgatatattgattatttttatgtgtcgcagctctagctgcagtagaggttttatagccataaaatagtttttaagggttggattgatacgttgaaagctctacaagaaaatgcaccgaccgccactgggtttaagtgtgtgcgtgcatggttgtttgtctcctcgtgccctgcgattggctggccaccaattccgggttaggttagaactttatttcatcccgtatttgggaaatttcttggttgcactagcaagacagacacaagacacacaagacactgtagacctaggtaaaaaaaataaaaaaaatccctgcccatgccctgaagtcagctgggatgggctccagaaccccccacaaccctagtgtggataaagctgttcagaaaatgaacgaatgaatactTTCGATTAATTGCGATATCTTTTTTCACAATGGACATAAATGGAAAATTGGGGCAATCGGTTTGCTAGCATTGCTGTTTGGAATGTCCtaatttttgaatttgtatAATATTTTTCGCGATTAGTTCACTGTTGATTCAATGTAGGCCCTTCATTCGCCAAAGTGAAACTGAGAGCTGTAGCCCGATGACTGTGACTGATATAGGTTAGGGTCCGATTTTGATCTTGTTGGATTCATCGATAGACAGTGCAGAATTTTATCCATGGATTGGGTGGATCCACTCactgcaaatgaaaaagcaacaTAATATATTAGAATTTGTTTGATAggatgtatgtattgtatggaaagaaagaaaagacagcAAGGAAGATTTCACATGAGAAATGGGTGTGTATTAATGGGCCTAAACCCTGTTTTGGAAAGGTTAATTTTCTAAATGAAGAAGTAATTAATTTCAAACTCAACTTGTTCataatttagaattttttaatcaagttcACCATTATTAACATTAATTCGTTGCGttgttttcttaagaaaatACTGCGCTTCCGTGAGCTATTACCCTTAATATACTTTTATTGTTGTACACGATATTTTAGAGTAGCCTGCGAGCACTTGTAGTCTATAAACCAGGCTTTTAAACAATATATCAGTCGGCTTAATATTATTCTGTCTTCGTTGTTGATCACGTGGTACCTGTTGTGACACTTTTCTATTACCCATTTGAGGTCTTCACTTTGACTCTCAATGTGTTGCTCAATGGTCTTTGGGCCCAGATAGTCCCCAAAGGTGAAGAGCACAATGGAGTGTTGCCAAACTCGATCCCCTAGCAACTTCATCTATTCTTGCAGGGTATTCTTTTTCCTGGGCGAAAACCAGGAATCGACGGCTATGACAAGAAGGAAAGCATGCGGACCGGGCGGACACTTGAAGGGATTCATCATAAATTGATCCTTGTGCCATTTTGGGATTTTCTTGAGAAAGGGATATTTCTTCCATCCTGGTACGTCAAAAACCACCAGCTTCCGTCCCTCCACGATCTCATGTCGAGCTTCGCTTTGAGCTGTTCGTGTCCTGCCGCACTCGAATCGCTCTTTGGTCAGAATGGTGTTGGCCACTGAGCTTTTTCCATGCCCTCGAACACCAACGATCACCACTCGTATCTCGGGCAACGGTGAAGAATCTGCAAAGCAAAAGAAAGTGCTTACTAAAGTTTCATTTTGTCCATTGTATCATGAACCGTTTTTTTAGGATCGTTGGAATGTAGCTAGACATACGATCATAGAAATTCAGAAGTTTTGACAAAATGCCATACTAGAAATATTTAAGATCAGAACTCAAGTGTAATTCGACTTCACCAAATTGTATTTCAGATACGTATTGCTTTTTTGTCAACAACCTGAATTTTAACTACTGTAAAATGAGTTTCGGAATACTTTAATGTATTTAAGACCTATATCATTATTAAtaaatgtcttttgtttttggtatatatatatttgtgtatatttttttccttagtaacAAATATGTTCGTGAAAAACAGAAATGCTTTGTGTGTAACGATAATAGAAACAAAGAATCTATAAGGCCAGTCTGCTTTTCCAGTTCCCCCAGTTCACTACCAGTCAATAACAGTTCATTTTTGCTGTTGAAATGTAGAAACATTGTTTTCTTGATagaatttgttttgatttggtaACAACGTCCACCAAGAAAATCAAAGAGCAAGCAAATAACAgtttcttttcagtttttttgtttgttttttgtctgcAGACAGAGCAGTACACTCCAAAATTAAAAGACAACCAGATGCATCTTATTGACATGGTATTCTTTAACTTACCTGTCATGTCCGACATTGTGTTTTGTAGTCAGTTATCCACGTTCAGAAACTTTTCTTCTAAAATGAAACATCCATAGCAGTTATGAGTCTGAAAACAACAGCAGTGCTCTGCAATCAAAGTGCTTATGATTTTGTGATGATTAAGGAGTGTTAAGAATGTCTGCAGGTGTGGCCAAGTTGTGTaacagtttttttggggggaataaaAGTTTAATTCAGTTTCACTTAAGAAAAGAATAAAGCATGGTTTATTTTAACGATTAAAAAACGGGTTCTATCTACCagtgttcttttttaaatatttttaactaaaaaaaattacttaTTGAATTTATCTACTTAAAAGCCAATTTATTATATAACTATAAAGGCTcttccttgaaaaaaaatacccgAGTTTTATAAAAGAATATCTGTGCTCATGTCCTCctgaatgtacttttttttaacttatatttTACAGCACATGCATAAAAATACTCAAACATTTCTTGTCTAGtttaaattatcatattctacTCAAGAGGATCAATAAAAAGCATGAAGCAAATCAGAAAATTGCATTTTGAAGTTTCAATACTATTCAATTTAAGAAaaactcaaatttaaaaaaattacacaaaTCAAACAGGCCacatcaaaaaataaaacttaactGTTACGTTCACCAAtaagcattcccaaatgcacgcacaaataaaagagacggGACAAtcatctgtggttttcttgcaagagagaatcgaaccgccCCGCCTtcgtccaggttcattctggcgttacacgcatctttttcctgtttattagcttcaaggacccaagttacaatggacatctcagctctcaaggcgAAAACAGgcgtgagaagtcaatagaagttttagccctcgaaacaaatgaaggtcatgttgagccgaaggttcttctccGCATTCCAGCAGTCTAAGAtgattcgaccttcctgttgtttggtctaactgagtaaagcaaagcattcttcattgcaagcaaatatctaattatgtaagactaataaccctaacaaatGCGATATCTTTTTTCATAATGGACATAAATGGAAAAGTGGGGCTATCGGTTTGCTAGCAAAGGTATTTGGCTTATCCtaatttttgaatttgtatAATATTTTTAGTCCACTGTTGATGAAATGTAGGCCCTTCATTCGCCAAAGTGAAACTGAGAGCTGTAGCCCGATGACTGTGACTGATATAGCTTAGAGGCTGAGTTTGAACTTGTTGGATTCATCGATAGCCAGTGCAGAATTTTATCCATGGATTGGGTAGATCCACTCactgcaaatgaaaaagcaacaTAATATATTAGAATTTGTTTGATAggatgtatgtattgtatggaaagaaagaaaagacagcAAGGAAGATTTCACATGAGAAATGGGTGTGTATTAATGGGCCTAAATTCTGTTTTGGAAAGGTTAATTTTCTAAATGAAGAAGTAATTAATTTCAAACTCAACTTGTTCATAATTTAGACTTTTGAATCAAGTTCACCATTATTAACATTAATTTGTTGCATTGTTCTCTTAAGAAAATACTGCGCTTCCGTGAGCTAGTACCCTTAAAATACTTATTGTTGTACACAATATATTAGAGTAGGCTTGTAGTCTATAAACCAGGCTTTTAACCAATACATCAGTCGGTTTAATATTATTTGATACTACTTAAAAAGATTTCGGAATGTTATCTCTTCATATTGTTGGGTTGTACTGCATTGTTCCAATAAGAACTATTATTCTAACCATGTTCGGTTCATGTTTGGCCAAAATCCGAACAAGTTCATGAACTTGTATTTAATTAAGCCAAACAAAGGGCAGAACAAAATTTGAAAGcttgaatgataccaaatggAATGAAATAATCATAGTTTACACACAGGTGGGGGGCAAGAAATCCATGCTTCTCCGCTCTTGCTTCGATGATTGCAAAATTATGGTGTCGATCTGACTAATCTGCTCTTCAATATCAGTCAGGATACATTTCTTCTTGCCTTTTCCCTTTGGACCTTGAATGAAGAACAAAGGTGAAAATATTGGAATACTCAAATGATCAATAATGGAATTTATGGGTATACCGACCCAATGACAGTGGAACAATCTCCTTGATGTCCCGTTGCAGGTCGACGAGCTTCTGCTTGAACATCCTATGCAGCTCCAGCTCTCGGCTCCTGATTATATGTTGCATCGTTTCTTGGATTTTCCTCTTGTGGAATTTTTCCTCAACCCTCTGGTGGATGTCATTGATGTCGGGGTGGAAGAGGCGACCCTGGTTTTTTGCTGACACCTCCTCTATTTTCTCAAATAACTGCGTGTGCTGGCTTACATTGTCTTTGTCCGTGACATCCAGGCAGTGGTATCTGTTTCCGCACATGTCAATCAACGAATGAAGCGATTCGGGTTCCCTCTCGATGAATTCTTCGAGGGATCTGTCGGCCAAGGTGTCCACGTTGCTGAACAGGACCATTGTGTGATCCCATACATTGTCTCCAAAGAGCTCCACGTGGTCTACCAGCATTTTCTTATTGACCTCGTTAAATTTCATGTCCAAGGAAATCACGAACAGAATAGCGTGGAACCCCAGAGTGCTCAGAGTCAGACCTTGGACGATGTCCTTGTCCTTTTCCCGGGTGCATTCGGCCTCTGTGTGCCAGCCCGGGGTGTCGACCACTGTGACCCTCCTGCCGGCAACCTGTGCCTGACAAGCCAAACATCCGCCATACAGTTGAGTGGGGAACACTTTGTGCTGAAGGATGCAATTTGCTGCGGTTGTCTTCCCTGACATTTTTTCGCCGAGTATCAAAATTCGAACCTCGTTCAACTTTTTGGCAGAACCTGGCAAAGGAAAATAagaatacaaatgtaaaacttACACAACAAGACCATTGTTTTTAGACCGTGTTGAAGAGTAATGCATTACCTTTCTGCACTCTGTGACCCTTTTGGTTTCTCAGCAAAGCAGCTTTTTTCACATTCTCTTCTCTCTCCATCAGCTTATCTAGCATCTTCATATTGGGTGTAAACGGTTGGAAATTGTTCCCCGCCAGAGTTAGCTTGATTTTCTCCAGTAGCTCTATAACATGACTGCTATCATTTGCGTTCATGTTGTCCATGACGTGATACCTGTTACCGCATCGCTCCACTAGAGATTGCAGTGGCCTCCCCTCGCCTTCAATGTATTCTTCAATACTGCGTGACCCCAGCCAGTCTCCTCGGGTGAACACCACCATCGTGTGTTTCCATATGCTGCCCCCTAGCAACTCCACATGAGTGATGGCTGCATCCAGATGACTGTAGTTGAATGAGGCATCTGCGTCAATGACCAGTAAGAAGACGTGGGGCTCCGTCTGGCACTTAAATAAACTGAGCAAGACCTCGTCTTTAATCGTTTGGGGCGTGTCGGATGCAGGGAAGCCTTTCCTCCAGCCTGGTGTGTCCACTATTGTAATCTCTGTATTGTCCGCTGTGCCATGGAGGATGTAGGATAATGTTGTCGGTTCTTCGTTTTCATAGTCTTTGATACCTAGAATGGTTTTGCCTACGGAGGTTTTTCCAACAAATCTGCTGCCAAGGAGAACCATCTGAAGTGTATTGATGGGTTGGTTTTCTAATATAATTAGAAAAAAGAAGAGATTGTTTTTGTTGAGTTGGGACAGGACGAAGACAACCGTGGTACTTCATGAACATGCTATTGAATGAGTTTCTTTAAATGACTGTCAAATTCATTCAAGTGTTAGTATTCGGAATCACTTATCACAAGAATATAAGTACcataatttctcgcatattagccgcctccgtgtataagcttgtatccttaaaattgccttaaaatcgttgaattttacaatttctcttgtataagacgtcccccgattcacaatttccccctccatattcatggaggGAGAACAaacgtgttactttgaagggaaaatcttaagaaaaataatcgcagGTGTTATTTCTAAGATAACGTATCAATCGAAaaaatcgtctgctggattgcgcaTTCCGGAACGgggttgcctgcatgtagacaaattcaaaaaggaagtcaagtgagcagtacaaccaggaagtgtgttcgtagcggtctagtttgtcatccctaggtaagatggcggcgccctgagcgagcaatggcaggccccagtaagtgagttttttcccattttatgcaaaatatgttttatttcttgaatttcattcgtagatgtcaaaataaattttgtcttatatgtttatcttttatccattttgaaataaatgaccgtttcGACATTGTCTTGCCTTATTGCATTTCGtcattgtcaccttgcagtttcgtgcatgtcaagtctaatttgctcgcatataagccgtaccgtcgattcagtcatcattttttttagtgacaAACACgacatatatgcgagaaaatatggtaattataataataatgatacaattTGCCGAATAAATTGCAATCACCTTCAACAAAAACTACGAATAAACAGTTTTTTCCTACTTACCTGAAATTCTGGCTTTGATTTGCTCTCTTATTTCCAAGGCTTGCCTGTGTCTTTCAACAGCCCTCTTTGCTATTTTTTCTTGCTTCTTCTTAATGGCTGAGAAGATATGGTTGTCCAGACTGTAGACGGGATCATCATTGGCCCTCACCATCTCATCAATCTTGTCTATCAGCGACGTGACCTGCGTTATGTTGCTCCTGTCTTCGTTGTTGATCACGTGGTACCTGTTGTGACACTTTTCTATTACCCATTTGAGTGCTTCACCTTGACTCTCAATGTATTGCTCAATGGTCTTTGGGCCCAGATAGTCCCCAAAGGTGAAGAGCACAATGGAGTGTTGCCAAACTCGATCCCCTAGCAACTTCATATATTCTTgcagggtattttttttctcggaCGAAAACCTTGAATCGACGGCTATGCCAAGAAGGAAAGCATGCGGACCGGGCGGACACTTGGAGGGATTCATCTTAAATTGATCCTTGTCCCTTTCTGGGATTTCcctgagagagggagagttctTCCATCCTGGTACGTCAACAACCACCAGCTTCCGTCCCTCCACGATCTCATGTCGAGCTTCGCTTTGAGCTGTTCGAGTCCTGCCACACTCGAATCGCTCTTTAGTCAGAATGGTGTTGGCAACAGAGCTTTTTCCATCCCTTTCAGCACCAATGATCACCACTCGTATTTCAGGCAACAGTGAAGAATCTGCAAAGCAAAAGAAAAGTGCTTACTAAAGTTTCATTTTGTCCATTGTATCATGGACCGGTTTTTAGGATCGTTGGAATGTAGCTAGACGTATGATTGTAGAAATCAGGaagttttgacaaaatgctatACTAGAAATATTTAAGATCAGAACTGTAATTCGACTTCACCAAATTGTATTTCAGTTacatattgctttttttgtaaacaacCTGAATTTGAACTGCTGTAAAATGAGCTTGGTAATACTTTAATGTATTTGAGACCTATATCATTATTAACAAAtgtgttgggtttttttgtatatatattttttcatgattaTCAAATATGTCTCTGAAAAACAGAAATGCTTTGTGTGTAACGATAATAGAAACAAAGTTCTATAAGGCCAGTCTGCTTTTACAGTTGCCCCGGttcactacaaaaaaaatgacctttgcTTCTTCAGTCAATAACAGTTCTTTTTTGCTGTTGAAATGTAGAAACACTGTTTTCGTGATagaatttgttttgatttggtaACAACATCCaccaagaaaaacaaagagcaaGCAAATAAGAgtctcttttctctttttgttttgttttgtttttgtctgtaGAAAGAGCCATACACTCCAAAATTAAAACACAACCAGATGCATCTTATTGACATGGTATTCTTTAACTCACCTGTTGTGTCCGACATTGTGTTTTGTAGTCAGGTATCCACATTC
The nucleotide sequence above comes from Stigmatopora argus isolate UIUO_Sarg chromosome 22, RoL_Sarg_1.0, whole genome shotgun sequence. Encoded proteins:
- the LOC144067888 gene encoding GTPase IMAP family member 8-like; the protein is MSDTTDSSLLPEIRVVIIGAERDGKSSVANTILTKERFECGRTRTAQSEARHEIVEGRKLVVVDVPGWKNSPSLREIPERDKDQFKMNPSKCPPGPHAFLLGIAVDSRFSSEKKNTLQEYMKLLGDRVWQHSIVLFTFGDYLGPKTIEQYIESQGEALKWVIEKCHNRYHVINNEDRSNITQVTSLIDKIDEMVRANDDPVYSLDNHIFSAIKKKQEKIAKRAVERHRQALEIREQIKARISENQPINTLQMVLLGSRFVGKTSVGKTILGIKDYENEEPTTLSYILHGTADNTEITIVDTPGWRKGFPASDTPQTIKDEVLLSLFKCQTEPHVFLLVIDADASFNYSHLDAAITHVELLGGSIWKHTMVVFTRGDWLGSRSIEEYIEGEGRPLQSLVERCGNRYHVMDNMNANDSSHVIELLEKIKLTLAGNNFQPFTPNMKMLDKLMEREENVKKAALLRNQKGHRVQKGSAKKLNEVRILILGEKMSGKTTAANCILQHKVFPTQLYGGCLACQAQVAGRRVTVVDTPGWHTEAECTREKDKDIVQGLTLSTLGFHAILFVISLDMKFNEVNKKMLVDHVELFGDNVWDHTMVLFSNVDTLADRSLEEFIEREPESLHSLIDMCGNRYHCLDVTDKDNVSQHTQLFEKIEEVSAKNQGRLFHPDINDIHQRVEEKFHKRKIQETMQHIIRSRELELHRMFKQKLVDLQRDIKEIVPLSLGPKGKGKKKCILTDIEEQISQIDTIILQSSKQERRSMDFLPPTLSGSTQSMDKILHWLSMNPTSSNSASKLYQSQSSGYSSQFHFGE